From Dasypus novemcinctus isolate mDasNov1 chromosome 8, mDasNov1.1.hap2, whole genome shotgun sequence, the proteins below share one genomic window:
- the FANCG gene encoding Fanconi anemia group G protein isoform X1: MSLEASLDCSGPRASCLDLWREKNDQLVRQSKVAQTSGVSLRRQQLAQDALEGLRGLLRSLQGELPGKPAFVAAGLPAAVSALPLELTVICNFITLRASLAQGFTEDQAQEIQRGLERVLEAQAQLGPRPEYGLRELWDFVLHSSSRMPELLPALHHLAGLQAALWLSTDHLGDLGLLLQTLNGSQSGASEDLLVLLKTWSPPAEESEAPLSLQDTRGLRDVLLTASAFRQGLQELITGNLPRALSNLHEAASGLCPRPVLVQVYTALATCLRKMGNPQRALLYLVAALKGGSAWGPPLLEACRLYQQLGNIAAELESLELLVEALSITQSSEIPQLLIEVKLLLPQPDPASPLHCGTQSQAKHLLASRCLQTGRAEDAAEHYLDLLALLLDGPEPRFSPPHLPPGPSMPEVFLEAAAALIEAGRAQDALTVCEELLHRTSSLLPKMHWLWEDARKEAKEPPHCPLWVSATYLLQGQAWVQLGSQKEAISEFSRCLELLFRAMPEDKEEGAASSCEQGCRPNVTLQQLQAAALISRGLQWVASGQDTKALQDFLLSVQMCPRNQDASFHLLQTLRRLDRRDEATALWWRLEAQSKLPQEDAIWSLPLYLEACLSWTRPPDCETLLEEFRTSLLEPCEQ; encoded by the exons ATGTCTCTCGAGGCCTCTCTGGACTGCTCAGGGCCACGCGCCAGCTGCCTAGACCTGTGGAGGGAAAAGAATGATCAGCTAGTTCGACAGTCCAAG GTGGCTCAGACCTCTGGTGTGTCACTGAGGCGGCAGCAATTGGCTCAGGATGCTCTGGAAGGGCTCAGGGGGCTTCTTCGTAGTCTTCAGG GGGAGCTGCCAGGGAAACCAGCATTTGTTGCTGCAGGACTCCCTGCAGCTGTTTCTGCTCTCCCCTTGGAGCTGACTGTCATCTGCAACTTCATTACCCTGAGGGCGAGTCTGGCCCAGGGCTTCACTGAGGACCAAGCCCAGGAGATACAAAGGGGCCTAGAGAGAG TGTTGGAAGCTCAGGCACAGCTGGGCCCTCGGCCGGAATATGGGCTCAGAGAGCTGTGGGACTTTGTCCTTCATTCTTCCTCCCGTATGCCGGAGCTGCTCCCTGCCCTGCACCATCTGGCAGGGCTACAGGCTGCCCTTTGGCTGAGCACTGACCATCTTGGGGATCTAGGCTTGCTGCTGCAGACCCTGAATGGGAGCCAG AGTGGAGCCTCTGAAGATCTGCTGGTGCTTCTAAAAACTTGGAGCCCTCCAGCAGAGGAGTCAGAAGCCCCATTGAGCCTGCAGGATACCCGGGGCTTACGGGATGTTCTTCTGACAGCATCTGCCTTCCGCCAAG GCCTTCAGGAGCTGATCACAGGGAACTTGCCCAGAGCACTGAGCAACCTGCATGAAGCAGCCTCAGGCCTGTGTCCACGGCCTGTGTTGGTCCAGGTGTACACAGCGTTGGCGACCTGTCTCCGTAAGATG GGCAATCCACAGAGAGCACTGCTATACTTGGTTGCAGCCCTGAAAGGGGGATCAGCCTGGGGTCCTCCACTTCTGGAGGCCTGCAGGCTCTATCAGCAACTGGGAAATATAGCAGCAGAGCTGGAGAGTCTGGAGCTGCTGGTTGAG gccTTGAGTATCACCCAGAGCTCTGAAATCCCCCAGCTTCTTATTGAGGTAAAATTGCTACTCCCACAACCTGACCCAGCTTCACCCCTTCATTGTGGCACACAGAGCCAGGCCAAGCACCTACTAGCAAGCCGATGCCTGCAGACAGGCAG GGCAGAGGATGCTGCAGAGCATTACTTGGATCTGCTGGCCCTGTTGCTGGATGGTCCGGAGCCTAGG ttctccccaccccacttACCTCCAGGTCCTAGTATGCCTGAGGTGTTCTTGGAGGCAGCAGCAGCACTGATTGAGGCAGGCCGAGCCCAGGATGCTTTGACCGTATGTGAGGAACTTCTCCACCGAACATCATCCCTGCTCCCCAAGATGCATTGGCTATGGGAAGATGCCAGAAAAGAAGCCAAAGAGCCACCACACTGCCCACTCTGGGTCTCTGCCACCTACCTGCTTCAGGGCCAGGCCTGGGTGCAACTGGGGTCCCAAAAAGAGGCAATTAGTGAATTTAGCCG GTGCCTTGAGCTGCTTTTCCGGGCCATGCctgaggacaaagaagaag GGGCTGCTTCCAGCTGTGAGCAGGGGTGCAGACCAAATGTGACACTACAACAGCTTCAGGCAGCTGCCCTTATTAGTCGTGGACTACAATGGGTGGCCAGTGGCCAGGATACCAAAGCGCTACAGGACTTCCTCCTCAGTGTGCAAATGTGCCCAC GTAATCAAGATGCTTCCTTTCACCTGCTTCAGACTCTGAGGAGGCTAGATCGGAGGGATGAGGCCACTGCTCTCTGGTGGAGATTGGAGGCTCAATCTAAGCTGCCCCAGGAGGATGCCATATG GTCTCTCCCCCTATACCTAGAAGCATGTTTGAGCTGGACCCGCCCCCCTGACTGTGAAACCCTCCTGGAAGAGTTTCGTACTTCTCTGCTGGAGCCTTGTGAACAGTAG
- the FANCG gene encoding Fanconi anemia group G protein isoform X2: MSLEASLDCSGPRASCLDLWREKNDQLVRQSKVAQTSGVSLRRQQLAQDALEGLRGLLRSLQGLPAAVSALPLELTVICNFITLRASLAQGFTEDQAQEIQRGLERVLEAQAQLGPRPEYGLRELWDFVLHSSSRMPELLPALHHLAGLQAALWLSTDHLGDLGLLLQTLNGSQSGASEDLLVLLKTWSPPAEESEAPLSLQDTRGLRDVLLTASAFRQGLQELITGNLPRALSNLHEAASGLCPRPVLVQVYTALATCLRKMGNPQRALLYLVAALKGGSAWGPPLLEACRLYQQLGNIAAELESLELLVEALSITQSSEIPQLLIEVKLLLPQPDPASPLHCGTQSQAKHLLASRCLQTGRAEDAAEHYLDLLALLLDGPEPRFSPPHLPPGPSMPEVFLEAAAALIEAGRAQDALTVCEELLHRTSSLLPKMHWLWEDARKEAKEPPHCPLWVSATYLLQGQAWVQLGSQKEAISEFSRCLELLFRAMPEDKEEGAASSCEQGCRPNVTLQQLQAAALISRGLQWVASGQDTKALQDFLLSVQMCPRNQDASFHLLQTLRRLDRRDEATALWWRLEAQSKLPQEDAIWSLPLYLEACLSWTRPPDCETLLEEFRTSLLEPCEQ; this comes from the exons ATGTCTCTCGAGGCCTCTCTGGACTGCTCAGGGCCACGCGCCAGCTGCCTAGACCTGTGGAGGGAAAAGAATGATCAGCTAGTTCGACAGTCCAAG GTGGCTCAGACCTCTGGTGTGTCACTGAGGCGGCAGCAATTGGCTCAGGATGCTCTGGAAGGGCTCAGGGGGCTTCTTCGTAGTCTTCAGG GACTCCCTGCAGCTGTTTCTGCTCTCCCCTTGGAGCTGACTGTCATCTGCAACTTCATTACCCTGAGGGCGAGTCTGGCCCAGGGCTTCACTGAGGACCAAGCCCAGGAGATACAAAGGGGCCTAGAGAGAG TGTTGGAAGCTCAGGCACAGCTGGGCCCTCGGCCGGAATATGGGCTCAGAGAGCTGTGGGACTTTGTCCTTCATTCTTCCTCCCGTATGCCGGAGCTGCTCCCTGCCCTGCACCATCTGGCAGGGCTACAGGCTGCCCTTTGGCTGAGCACTGACCATCTTGGGGATCTAGGCTTGCTGCTGCAGACCCTGAATGGGAGCCAG AGTGGAGCCTCTGAAGATCTGCTGGTGCTTCTAAAAACTTGGAGCCCTCCAGCAGAGGAGTCAGAAGCCCCATTGAGCCTGCAGGATACCCGGGGCTTACGGGATGTTCTTCTGACAGCATCTGCCTTCCGCCAAG GCCTTCAGGAGCTGATCACAGGGAACTTGCCCAGAGCACTGAGCAACCTGCATGAAGCAGCCTCAGGCCTGTGTCCACGGCCTGTGTTGGTCCAGGTGTACACAGCGTTGGCGACCTGTCTCCGTAAGATG GGCAATCCACAGAGAGCACTGCTATACTTGGTTGCAGCCCTGAAAGGGGGATCAGCCTGGGGTCCTCCACTTCTGGAGGCCTGCAGGCTCTATCAGCAACTGGGAAATATAGCAGCAGAGCTGGAGAGTCTGGAGCTGCTGGTTGAG gccTTGAGTATCACCCAGAGCTCTGAAATCCCCCAGCTTCTTATTGAGGTAAAATTGCTACTCCCACAACCTGACCCAGCTTCACCCCTTCATTGTGGCACACAGAGCCAGGCCAAGCACCTACTAGCAAGCCGATGCCTGCAGACAGGCAG GGCAGAGGATGCTGCAGAGCATTACTTGGATCTGCTGGCCCTGTTGCTGGATGGTCCGGAGCCTAGG ttctccccaccccacttACCTCCAGGTCCTAGTATGCCTGAGGTGTTCTTGGAGGCAGCAGCAGCACTGATTGAGGCAGGCCGAGCCCAGGATGCTTTGACCGTATGTGAGGAACTTCTCCACCGAACATCATCCCTGCTCCCCAAGATGCATTGGCTATGGGAAGATGCCAGAAAAGAAGCCAAAGAGCCACCACACTGCCCACTCTGGGTCTCTGCCACCTACCTGCTTCAGGGCCAGGCCTGGGTGCAACTGGGGTCCCAAAAAGAGGCAATTAGTGAATTTAGCCG GTGCCTTGAGCTGCTTTTCCGGGCCATGCctgaggacaaagaagaag GGGCTGCTTCCAGCTGTGAGCAGGGGTGCAGACCAAATGTGACACTACAACAGCTTCAGGCAGCTGCCCTTATTAGTCGTGGACTACAATGGGTGGCCAGTGGCCAGGATACCAAAGCGCTACAGGACTTCCTCCTCAGTGTGCAAATGTGCCCAC GTAATCAAGATGCTTCCTTTCACCTGCTTCAGACTCTGAGGAGGCTAGATCGGAGGGATGAGGCCACTGCTCTCTGGTGGAGATTGGAGGCTCAATCTAAGCTGCCCCAGGAGGATGCCATATG GTCTCTCCCCCTATACCTAGAAGCATGTTTGAGCTGGACCCGCCCCCCTGACTGTGAAACCCTCCTGGAAGAGTTTCGTACTTCTCTGCTGGAGCCTTGTGAACAGTAG
- the FANCG gene encoding Fanconi anemia group G protein isoform X3 codes for MSLEASLDCSGPRASCLDLWREKNDQLVRQSKVAQTSGVSLRRQQLAQDALEGLRGLLRSLQVLEAQAQLGPRPEYGLRELWDFVLHSSSRMPELLPALHHLAGLQAALWLSTDHLGDLGLLLQTLNGSQSGASEDLLVLLKTWSPPAEESEAPLSLQDTRGLRDVLLTASAFRQGLQELITGNLPRALSNLHEAASGLCPRPVLVQVYTALATCLRKMGNPQRALLYLVAALKGGSAWGPPLLEACRLYQQLGNIAAELESLELLVEALSITQSSEIPQLLIEVKLLLPQPDPASPLHCGTQSQAKHLLASRCLQTGRAEDAAEHYLDLLALLLDGPEPRFSPPHLPPGPSMPEVFLEAAAALIEAGRAQDALTVCEELLHRTSSLLPKMHWLWEDARKEAKEPPHCPLWVSATYLLQGQAWVQLGSQKEAISEFSRCLELLFRAMPEDKEEGAASSCEQGCRPNVTLQQLQAAALISRGLQWVASGQDTKALQDFLLSVQMCPRNQDASFHLLQTLRRLDRRDEATALWWRLEAQSKLPQEDAIWSLPLYLEACLSWTRPPDCETLLEEFRTSLLEPCEQ; via the exons ATGTCTCTCGAGGCCTCTCTGGACTGCTCAGGGCCACGCGCCAGCTGCCTAGACCTGTGGAGGGAAAAGAATGATCAGCTAGTTCGACAGTCCAAG GTGGCTCAGACCTCTGGTGTGTCACTGAGGCGGCAGCAATTGGCTCAGGATGCTCTGGAAGGGCTCAGGGGGCTTCTTCGTAGTCTTCAGG TGTTGGAAGCTCAGGCACAGCTGGGCCCTCGGCCGGAATATGGGCTCAGAGAGCTGTGGGACTTTGTCCTTCATTCTTCCTCCCGTATGCCGGAGCTGCTCCCTGCCCTGCACCATCTGGCAGGGCTACAGGCTGCCCTTTGGCTGAGCACTGACCATCTTGGGGATCTAGGCTTGCTGCTGCAGACCCTGAATGGGAGCCAG AGTGGAGCCTCTGAAGATCTGCTGGTGCTTCTAAAAACTTGGAGCCCTCCAGCAGAGGAGTCAGAAGCCCCATTGAGCCTGCAGGATACCCGGGGCTTACGGGATGTTCTTCTGACAGCATCTGCCTTCCGCCAAG GCCTTCAGGAGCTGATCACAGGGAACTTGCCCAGAGCACTGAGCAACCTGCATGAAGCAGCCTCAGGCCTGTGTCCACGGCCTGTGTTGGTCCAGGTGTACACAGCGTTGGCGACCTGTCTCCGTAAGATG GGCAATCCACAGAGAGCACTGCTATACTTGGTTGCAGCCCTGAAAGGGGGATCAGCCTGGGGTCCTCCACTTCTGGAGGCCTGCAGGCTCTATCAGCAACTGGGAAATATAGCAGCAGAGCTGGAGAGTCTGGAGCTGCTGGTTGAG gccTTGAGTATCACCCAGAGCTCTGAAATCCCCCAGCTTCTTATTGAGGTAAAATTGCTACTCCCACAACCTGACCCAGCTTCACCCCTTCATTGTGGCACACAGAGCCAGGCCAAGCACCTACTAGCAAGCCGATGCCTGCAGACAGGCAG GGCAGAGGATGCTGCAGAGCATTACTTGGATCTGCTGGCCCTGTTGCTGGATGGTCCGGAGCCTAGG ttctccccaccccacttACCTCCAGGTCCTAGTATGCCTGAGGTGTTCTTGGAGGCAGCAGCAGCACTGATTGAGGCAGGCCGAGCCCAGGATGCTTTGACCGTATGTGAGGAACTTCTCCACCGAACATCATCCCTGCTCCCCAAGATGCATTGGCTATGGGAAGATGCCAGAAAAGAAGCCAAAGAGCCACCACACTGCCCACTCTGGGTCTCTGCCACCTACCTGCTTCAGGGCCAGGCCTGGGTGCAACTGGGGTCCCAAAAAGAGGCAATTAGTGAATTTAGCCG GTGCCTTGAGCTGCTTTTCCGGGCCATGCctgaggacaaagaagaag GGGCTGCTTCCAGCTGTGAGCAGGGGTGCAGACCAAATGTGACACTACAACAGCTTCAGGCAGCTGCCCTTATTAGTCGTGGACTACAATGGGTGGCCAGTGGCCAGGATACCAAAGCGCTACAGGACTTCCTCCTCAGTGTGCAAATGTGCCCAC GTAATCAAGATGCTTCCTTTCACCTGCTTCAGACTCTGAGGAGGCTAGATCGGAGGGATGAGGCCACTGCTCTCTGGTGGAGATTGGAGGCTCAATCTAAGCTGCCCCAGGAGGATGCCATATG GTCTCTCCCCCTATACCTAGAAGCATGTTTGAGCTGGACCCGCCCCCCTGACTGTGAAACCCTCCTGGAAGAGTTTCGTACTTCTCTGCTGGAGCCTTGTGAACAGTAG